Proteins from a genomic interval of Gossypium hirsutum isolate 1008001.06 chromosome A09, Gossypium_hirsutum_v2.1, whole genome shotgun sequence:
- the LOC107935719 gene encoding PTI1-like tyrosine-protein kinase At3g15890: MVLQIAVKRLKAMSAKAEMEFAVEVEILGRVRHKNLLGLRGFYASREERLIVYDYMPNYSLITHLHGQLAADCLLDWPRRMSIAIGAAEGLGYLHHEANPHIIHRDIKASNVLLDANFQAKVADFGFAKLIPDGVTHMTTRVKGTLGYLAPEYAMWGKVSESCDVYSFGILLLEIISAKKPLEKLPGGVKRDIVQWITPYVQKGAFDRIVDPRLKGKFDRAELKSAVMVALKCTDSNPENRPSILEVVEWLKGSVGRRRKEMTNIEHMLEEDGDKETDTDLEGFRMAKSEVRRKWAR, translated from the exons ATGGTGTTGCAGATTGCAGTAAAACGACTCAAGGCGATGAGTGCGAAGGCAGAGATGGAGTTCGCTGTGGAAGTAGAGATTCTTGGGAGGGTTAGGCATAAGAATCTGTTAGGATTGAGAGGATTTTATGCCAGTAGGGAAGAAAGGTTAATAGTCTACGATTACATGCCCAACTATAGTTTAATCACTCATCTGCATGGCCAACTTGCCGCCGATTGCTTGCTGGATTGGCCGCGTAGAATGAGCATCGCTATCGGTGCAGCCGAAGGTCTTGG GTACTTGCATCATGAGGCCAATCCTCATATAATACACAGAGATATAAAGGCCAGCAATGTTCTTTTAGATGCAAACTTCCAAGCAAAAGTTGCAGATTTTGGGTTCGCAAAGCTTATACCAGATGGCGTTACGCATATGACAACAAGGGTGAAGGGCACTCTCGGATATTTGGCACCTGAATATGCAATGTGGGGGAAAGTTTCCGAGAGTTGTGATGTTTATAGCTTCGGCATTTTACTTTTAGAGATCATTAGTGCGAAGAAACCATTGGAGAAACTCCCTGGTGGAGTGAAACGTGACATAGTGCAATGGATTACCCCATATGTTCAAAAGGGTGCATTTGACCGTATTGTAGATCCCAGGTTGAAGGGGAAATTTGATCGTGCTGAGCTTAAATCTGCAGTCATGGTAGCGTTGAAATGCACTGACAGCAACCCGGAGAATCGACCTAGCATTTTGGAAGTAGTGGAGTGGCTGAAGGGTAGTGTTGGGAGAAGAAGGAAAGAGATGACTAATATTGAACACATGCTTGAGGAAGATGGAGATAAAGAAACGGATACTGATTTGGAAGGTTTTAGAATGGCAAAATCTGAAGTAAGGCGGAAATGGGCACGTTaa